One segment of Brassica napus cultivar Da-Ae chromosome C3, Da-Ae, whole genome shotgun sequence DNA contains the following:
- the LOC106453148 gene encoding germin-like protein subfamily 2 member 1, whose protein sequence is MASPTSFLSIFLCLVAFLFITVSADPDMLQDLCVADLSSGIKVNGFPCKDAANVSSLDFFSQGIANPGLTNNTFGALVTGANVMTIPGLNTLGVSLARIDYAPGGLNPPHTHPRATEVVYVLEGTLDVGFLTTANRLISQSLKKGDVFAFPRGLVHFQKNNGRVPAAVIAAFNSQLPGTQSLGATLFGSTPPVPDEILSQAFQTTPRIVRNIKSRFQPKK, encoded by the exons ATGGCTTCACCAACTTCATTTCTCTCCATCTTCCTCTGCCTCGTCGCCTTCCTCTTCATTACAGTCTCCGCAGATCCCGACATGCTCCAAGACCTCTGCGTTGCTGATCTCTCCTCTG GAATCAAAGTCAACGGCTTCCCTTGCAAAGACGCAGCCAACGTCTCCTCACTCGATTTCTTCTCACAAGGAATAGCAAACCCAGGTCTCACCAACAACACATTCGGAGCTTTAGTCACAGGCGCCAACGTGATGACCATCCCAGGACTCAACACGCTCGGCGTCTCCCTCGCTCGCATCGACTACGCGCCAGGCGGCTTAAACCCGCCTCACACTCACCCGCGCGCCACCGAAGTCGTCTACGTCCTCGAAGGTACCCTCGACGTCGGGTTTCTCACCACCGCCAATAGGCTCATCTCTCAGTCTCTCAAGAAAGGTGACGTCTTCGCTTTCCCCAGAGGACTTGTTCATTTCCAGAAGAACAACGGTCGTGTCCCTGCTGCCGTTATCGCTGCTTTCAATAGTCAGCTTCCTGGAACTCAGTCTCTTGGTGCTACTCTGTTCGGTTCTACGCCTCCTGTTCCTGATGAGATCTTGTCTCAAGCGTTTCAGACAACTCCGAGAATTGTTAGAAACATTAAAAGCAGGTTCCAGCCCAAGAAATGA
- the LOC106454362 gene encoding uncharacterized protein LOC106454362, producing MSKISNLDYAAFNLSGDNYFPRALDTKINLRSKELGDAIIEGNNETDKSRYRAISIIRHYLTEGLKDQYLTMENPLDLWTAYSDDMITCYYQRLNMSGRISDSWTIKVTEKELLDKTFSTFHSTNVLLQQQYRERGFASYTYLISCLLLAEANNELLMKNSEMRPIGTAALPEANEAEKKDPKECNHVHDDKRSHGKGRSRNKGRGRDNYSYGLAMAVVEAAYPNRLTRPNQLVIDAG from the exons atgtcgaaaatctcaaacCTAGACTATGCTGCCTTTAATCTCTCTGGAGACAACTATTTTCCACGGGCACTTGACACAAAGATTAACTTGAGATCAAAGGAACTCGGTGATGCTATCATCGAGGGCAACAATGAGACTGATAAGAGTCGGTACAgggctataagtattatacgccaCTATCTCACTGagggtctaaaagatcagtacctCACCATGGAGAATCCACTAGACCTTTGGACCGCTTACAGCGACGATATGATCACTTGCTATTACCAAAGGCTAAACATGAGTGGAAGAATCTCAGATTCATGGACTATAA aaGTAACCGAGAAAGAGTTGCTTGATAAAACATTCTCCACGTTCCATTCGACGAATGTGTTGCTGCAACAGcagtatagagagagaggcttCGCCTCATACACAtatctgatctcgtgcctacTCCTGGCCGAGGCTAATAATGAACTCCTGATgaaaaacagtgagatgagacccaTCGGAACAGCAGCATTACCAGAAGCCAATGAGGctgaaaagaaagatcccaaagaGTGCAACCATGTCCATGATGATAAGAGATCACACGGCAAAGGCCGTAGTAGAAACAAAGGACGTGGCCGTGACAACTACTCATATGGTCTAGCtatggccgtggtcgaggcggcatatccaaaccgtctAACTCGTCCAAATCAGCTTGTCATAGATGCGGGATGA